DNA sequence from the Oceanipulchritudo coccoides genome:
GGCAAGTCGGCCCATTGGCCTGTAAAAAGAGTAACATCGCGTGACATGGTTTGAAACTGAGGCCTTCCGGCCCTCATTTCAAGGTTAACCCCGGCCGACCATGGGAATTTCTTTTGCGAATTTCCGGCCAATGGTCTTGAAGAAAGCCCAGCTCTCCTACACTAGAGACCACATGCCCAAGCACATCCTTATTACAAATGACGATGGAATCGAATCGGGTTTCCTCCACGCCATTGCCCGCGCGCTGAGCGAACACTTTGAAATCACAATCGCCGCACCAGCCAAGGAACAAAGCTGGATTGGCCGCGCTGTCTCAAGGCGCCGCCCGGTCCGCGTCGAGGAGCACCCGGAATTGCCTTGGAAGGCGTGGACCATCGACGGAACGCCTACCGATTGTGTCAATATCGCATTGGGCAACCTGTTGCCAGAGCGGCCAGACGCCGTTGTTTCGGGGATTAATATCGGGTATAACACTTCGATTCCCCTGATTTACTGTTCCGGCACGGTTGCCGGCGCATTGGAAGGAGCCTTCTGGGGACTTCCCTCCTTTGCCATTTCACAGGAAATCCCGGACAACATTTTCGAGCATGTCACACATTCGAAAGGAGCGCTTCCGGATGATTGGCAGTCCCTGCTCGATGCCAGCGCCCAACACGCTTCCGAGCTAATCGGGAAGATCCTGTCCAACGGGGCTGGCGGGGCGGACGCCGTTGTCCACAACCTGAATTACCCAAGTCGCCCTAAAAAACCGTTCAACACGGTGCGTACGGTCCCCGCACCGCTTCAGGAACTCCCATTCTACAAGCGGGATGATTCAGGGGACTACTCCTTCAATTTCCAGCATGGAATAACTGTTGATGCGAAGCAGAAAACTGACCGGGAGGCCCTCATTGAGGGTGAGGTCAGTCACTCAATTTTGAACTTTTCTGCCTTGGGAAGAGACCTAAACCATTGACCCCGAATTAGCGGGGAACAATTATAGAGACAACTGACCATTAAATTCATGAAACATCCCCTTCCCTTCCAGTCCTTCTTGGTTTTCTCCATTTTGCTTTTGGCCCTTCCGCTTGCCGCACAGACCAGCGACGAGGTTGAATCAGTTGACCCGGGGCCCTTTTACGGATTCTGGGAAATCCAGGAACCCGCAGGTGACAAGTGCGTGGTCATCATCAAACGGGGTGGCCGGCTCTCTTGTTTCTGGGCTGGCACCAGCAGCCGCGCCATCCAGAAGGGGACATGGACGAGAGCCGGAGATGTGCTGACCGCCCGTTGGGAAACAGGTCATGTGGATACCTTTAAAAAACTCGGGGACAACGCTGTTGAGCGCAAAAGCTGGCAGCCGGGCAGCTCCCTCATGGAAGACCCCTTCCTGACAATTCGAGGCGTTCGCGTTGATTCACGAATTCCGGGCAGCCTCACCATCAAAAGTGATGAAACCCGTATCCGGGAAGAGGAAATTCCCGATCCACAGCAAGCCCCTGCCATTACGATGGGAAATGCCTTCATTGGCTTTTGGAAGATCGACCAGTCCACCGGGATCTTCGGCATTGGTGGTGGCGAGCCGTTTTTTTACTTGAGGCTGGCCCGCAGCGGGGAAGCAACCGTGGCTCTCCGGGACTGGGAAGGTGATCAGGCCGTGCGCGGCAAGTGGCGGACAGATGGGGACCGTGTCATCGTCTCATGGCCTAACAATCGTCGGGATGTCCTGATGCAAAATAAAAAAGGGGGATATTCCCTCGGGACTTACAAGCCGAAGGACAATCTCACCGACAAGCCGCGCAATCCCGCCACAGCGGAGAAGGTCCAACCAGCTGAGGCAGAACGTTACTTTGATGCCGGTAACTTCAGCCGGCTGACAGTCGTCGATATCCGCGGGACATGGACACCTGTGGAAAAGCAAGGGAGGAGCGAATATATTTCCATTGAAGGATGGGGAAATGCCTACCGCTCACCATCAGTTACAGGAAGTACGGGGACTGACCCGGGCAAATGGCGTCTCCAGAATGACCGCGTCGTCATTACATGGGTCGACAACAGCAAGGACATTATCCGCTTGGATTTTCCCTACATGGTGCAGGAATCCTATTCCAAGAATGAGCCCATCACGGGCGCGCCATTCCGCACGATCAAGGTTAAACGCAATCCGACCAAGGAGTAGGTTTGCTTCACACGCGGAGGGACAACCGCAGTCTCGTCCTCAAGGGAGCCAGGGATACTTCCCGAAATCCGGTTTGCGCTTGTCCACGTAGGCCCGATGCCCTTCCTCGCCTTCCTCGGTGAGATAGTAAAGCAACGTGGCATTTCCGGACAATTCCTGCAGGCCAGCCTGTCCGTCGACATCCGCATTGAACGCGCTTTTCAAGCAACGAATTGCAAGGGGGCTCTTTTCCAGAATATCCAGTGCCCATTCGATGCCTTCCTCTTCCAGTTGGTCGACAGGTACCACCTTGTTCACCAGGCCCATGCGTTCAGCTTCCTCAGCGTTGTATTGACGACATAGATACCAAATTTCCCGCGCCTTTTTCTGTCCGACAATCCGGGCCAGGTAGCTGCTGCCGAATCCTCCATCAAAACTGCCAACCCGAGGACCGGTCTGCCCGAAAATGGCATTGTCAGCGGCAATTGTCAGGTCACAAATGACATGGAGGACATGGCCGCCCCCGATTGCGTAGCCCGCAACCAGCGCAATAACCGGCTTCGGCATGCTCCGGATCAGCCGTTGCAGCTCGAGGACATTGAGGCGCGGAACACCGTCCTTGCCGACGTAGCCGCCCTTCTGCTCGCCACGGATTTTTTGGTCACCACCTGAACAGAAGGCGTACTTCCCGTCGGTGTGCGGTCCTGCACCCGTCAGGAGGACAACCCCCGTCTGCGTGTCATTGGCTGCGTCGCGGAATGCGTCGAGTAATTCATCCACCGTGTCAGGCGTAAAGGCATTGCGCCGATGCGGCCGGTTGATCGTCACCTTGGCGATGCCGTTCCACTTTTCGTAGAGAATATCTGAATACGTTTTAACGGTTTTCCATTGGGCTTTCATATCAAACTCCTATTTTCCAAATCCTGATCCAATAAAGCGGCGATGCAAGTCACGGCTGATTTTCCGGTCAACGGGG
Encoded proteins:
- the menB gene encoding 1,4-dihydroxy-2-naphthoyl-CoA synthase — protein: MKAQWKTVKTYSDILYEKWNGIAKVTINRPHRRNAFTPDTVDELLDAFRDAANDTQTGVVLLTGAGPHTDGKYAFCSGGDQKIRGEQKGGYVGKDGVPRLNVLELQRLIRSMPKPVIALVAGYAIGGGHVLHVICDLTIAADNAIFGQTGPRVGSFDGGFGSSYLARIVGQKKAREIWYLCRQYNAEEAERMGLVNKVVPVDQLEEEGIEWALDILEKSPLAIRCLKSAFNADVDGQAGLQELSGNATLLYYLTEEGEEGHRAYVDKRKPDFGKYPWLP
- the surE gene encoding 5'/3'-nucleotidase SurE, producing the protein MGISFANFRPMVLKKAQLSYTRDHMPKHILITNDDGIESGFLHAIARALSEHFEITIAAPAKEQSWIGRAVSRRRPVRVEEHPELPWKAWTIDGTPTDCVNIALGNLLPERPDAVVSGINIGYNTSIPLIYCSGTVAGALEGAFWGLPSFAISQEIPDNIFEHVTHSKGALPDDWQSLLDASAQHASELIGKILSNGAGGADAVVHNLNYPSRPKKPFNTVRTVPAPLQELPFYKRDDSGDYSFNFQHGITVDAKQKTDREALIEGEVSHSILNFSALGRDLNH